CCAGCGGGCCTCGATCATCTCCAAGCCCTTGTTAAAGAGCGTCGCGGAATCGATGGTGATCTTCCGGCCCATGTCCCAGGTCGGATGCTTGAGCGCCTGCTCCAGCGTGACGTCCGCGAGCATCTCTGCAGGCAGGGTCCGGAAGGGCCCACCCGATGCAGTGAGGATCAGCCGGGAAACCTCCTTTTCGCCACCGCGATGGCCATCGAGGCACTGGAAAATCGCATTGTGCTCACTGTCCACGGGCAGGAGCTTCACTCCGCGTTTTTCAGCGGCGGCGGTGACGACTTCGCCCGCCATCACGAAGATTTCCTTCGAGGCGACGGCGAGATCCTTTCCCGCTTCGATCGCAGCCAGCGCGGGGTGAAGGCCGGCGGTGCCGACGATGGCGATGAGCACCATGTCCGCTTCCTCAAGGGTGGCGAGCTCCACGAGCCCCTCGGGTCCGGCGAAGATGGTCACACCGGGGGGCAGCAGGGCGCGCAGTTCCTCCACGCGAGAGGCATCGTGAAGTGCCACTTTCGTCACACCGGTTTCGCGGGCCTGCGCGGCCAGCGCCTCCACGCTGCCATTCGCGGCCAAGCCGACCAGTTCGATCCGCTCCGGGAGCAGGCGCGCCACTTCGAGCGTGGACTTGCCAATCGAACCCGTGGATCCCAGCAGGACCACCCTCTTGCGCTGCGGGGCGCACTTCACGCCGACATCATCCATTTGAGATAGAAGTAGAGAACGGGAGCGGTGAAGCAGAGACTATCGATCAGATCGAGCGCACCGCCGATACCCGGCAGCATCTGACCGGAGTCCTTCACGTTCAGGCTGCGCTTCACCACGCTTTCCGCCAGATCGCCGACGACCGCCAGCAGGCAGAGCACGATGCTGAGGCCGATGACATGGGGCCAGCCACCCAGCACATGGAGGCCGGTAGCGAAGGAAGGCATGTCCTCCCGGAAGCAAGCGTAAAGGCCGCATCCGGCGAGTAGCGCGAAGAAGATCGCGCCACCGAAGCCCTGCCAGGTTTTCCCCGGGCTCACGTGCGGGATCATCTTATGCTTCCCGATCATGGAGCCGACGATATAGGCACCCATGTCGGTGAATTTCGTCACCGCAATCATCCACAGCAGGACCATGGCGCCGGGGACTTGACCGGGGCCAGGAACGAGGAAAACGAGGCGTGCGGAGAAATTGAAGAGGAAGGCGAGATAGACGAAGCCAAGGAGATTGCTGGCCACGGCCTGAAGCGCCTCGAGCCCCCGGATCGGGAAGCGCAGCTGCAGGAAGAAAGCGCCCGCAATAGCCGCAAAAATGGCAGGCCCATCGAACCAATCGGGAAGATCTGCAAGGCGCTTCGCGCTCAGTGTGACGGCCCCGCCCTCCGGCTGCAGTTCGCCGATTTCACTGCCTCCCGGTGCCCCCAGCAAGAGCCAGTAGAGAACACCCGAATACACCACCGCCAGCAGCATGCCGTAGCGCGGGAAGCACTTCACCCCGCCTGCCTTCAGCATCTGGAAATACTCGCGGGTGGAGATCAGGGTCAGCACGCCGATCAGCCCGACGTAGGCCCATGCCTGGCGGCTGTAGAGTCCAGCCGCCACCACCGCCCACAGCCCGAGCGTGCTGGCGCTGCGGCGCAGGAAAGTCGCTCGTTTAGAATTGTCGGGCACGGGGTTCGGCATCCGCGCGAATCCAAGACGGCGAAGCACCGGGAGGCAATTTCATTCGGCGCGCGCAACCTTGGCAAAAAGACCGGGTTTTCCCCTGCAACTACGGACTGGCCATCCGTCGGAACACTCAATCAACAACTCAACTGTAACCGATCAGATGAAAACCAAGACCATTTGGACCACCATCGCCCTTCTGGCAGCCAGCAGCGTCGCCGGATTCGCCCAAGACGAAAAGAAGCCGGACGAAGGCCAGCGTGAGCGCCGTGGCGGACGCGGCCAAGTGTCCCCGGCCGTGCTCAAGGAGTTCGACAAGGACGGCGACGGCAAGCTCAACGAGGAAGAGCGCACCGCGGCCCGCGAAGCCGCCCAGAAGAAAATCCTGGAGAAGTACGACAAGGACAAGGACGGCAAGCTGAGCGACGAAGAACGCAAGGCCATGCGCGAAGACTTCGAGGCCAAGCGCAAGGCTCTCCTTGAAAAGTACGACAAGGACAAGGACGGCCGCCTGAACAACGAAGAGCGCAAGGCCGCTGTCGACGCGGGCGAAGAGCTTCCCGCATGGGGCGGCCCTGGAGG
This portion of the Luteolibacter luteus genome encodes:
- a CDS encoding 1-deoxy-D-xylulose-5-phosphate reductoisomerase translates to MDDVGVKCAPQRKRVVLLGSTGSIGKSTLEVARLLPERIELVGLAANGSVEALAAQARETGVTKVALHDASRVEELRALLPPGVTIFAGPEGLVELATLEEADMVLIAIVGTAGLHPALAAIEAGKDLAVASKEIFVMAGEVVTAAAEKRGVKLLPVDSEHNAIFQCLDGHRGGEKEVSRLILTASGGPFRTLPAEMLADVTLEQALKHPTWDMGRKITIDSATLFNKGLEMIEARWLFGIGMERIDVVVHPQSIVHSMVEFIDGSVLAQMSKTDMCFPIQYALTWPDRVAGGLQPLDFGKLARLDFEEPRQADFPALKLARDAGLMGGTLPAVFNAANEVAVDAFIAGSIRFPDIWRIVGEAMHRHQVAPANSLEAVIEADRWARETALAGCRGLPV
- a CDS encoding phosphatidate cytidylyltransferase; this translates as MPDNSKRATFLRRSASTLGLWAVVAAGLYSRQAWAYVGLIGVLTLISTREYFQMLKAGGVKCFPRYGMLLAVVYSGVLYWLLLGAPGGSEIGELQPEGGAVTLSAKRLADLPDWFDGPAIFAAIAGAFFLQLRFPIRGLEALQAVASNLLGFVYLAFLFNFSARLVFLVPGPGQVPGAMVLLWMIAVTKFTDMGAYIVGSMIGKHKMIPHVSPGKTWQGFGGAIFFALLAGCGLYACFREDMPSFATGLHVLGGWPHVIGLSIVLCLLAVVGDLAESVVKRSLNVKDSGQMLPGIGGALDLIDSLCFTAPVLYFYLKWMMSA